The DNA sequence TTTTTTCTTTCAAATAGTTGGAGACATATCTAAACAAAGTTGATCCCAAACCCATATCACCTATCGCTATCATTATCGCAATGAAACTTAATGCAGCGGAAATAATACCGAAAAGTTCAGGTCCCAGTTCTCGTCCGGCAAGTATCGTAAACATAATCGTAAATAATGATGCAATTATGCTCCCCATAAAAAGAACAGCTGTATCTTTAAAAGTATTTGAGAGAATGATGTTTCTAATTTTTGTTATCATGTTGAACTTTTTTTTCAGGACTAAACCAAAGCGCGACAATGGCTATAACAACAAGAGACAATGTCGTGTAATACAAACCCCATCTTACATACACTTGTGGTCCGAATTCCAGTTTATATGGAGAGTTTGATGGTTTTATATAAAAAGCATTTACCATGGAATACGCTGGGATGCTTAATGACGTACTTTGTAAATATGTAATTCTCCAACCGGGATGGAATGCGTCGGTAAATACAATCCATCCGTTTTCTTTTTGTGGACTTAACTCATACACAGTCGGGTTTTTCTTTTCAAATTCTAGATTGCTAGATGCGGGTGGTTTATCATTTGTATCATCAGCATACACACGCACACCAAAGTGAGCCATGTAAGTCGAGGAATGGTTTTTTGCTTTATTCCATTCATCGGCGGTAATAAGTGCGACTGTATTAACAGAATTTATTCCACCTAGATTTGTAATCGTAAGTTTATTGTCACCATCAAATAGTTTAATGCCTTGTGTGAACCATCTGAATTGCGTCTCACCACTATCTTTATTAAAAGCTTCACTTACAATCTCACCTTGTTCATTGCCTATTTCATATCTTAATTTCGAATCCATGCCCCCCAAACTTCGTATCGCAAGAATATAACTGGCATCCTGTACTTCGCCAAAATTAACGACAATTTTTTCACCAATTTTTTCTGAGAGAAATGATCCCAGACGATAATCAAAAGTTTTTGTTTTAATGCCTCGAATTAATAACTGGTATTTAAAATCTAAATATTTATCATTATTAAAATACGCCCATTCACTCGCAAATTTTTTAGGGTCAACATAATCCTTTTGTAGAAAAGTCATTGTAAAATCATCCTCGTTGGTTCCATTAAAAATAATGGTTGCGCTTTCTGAAGCAATTTTATCCAGCAAAAGCGGATTCCACAGACCGTCTTCGAAATACGCGTTGATTTTGTTAGGCAAACCATCATCGCCAAACTCGGTTTCAATCTCAGGTCCGACTACAGCCAGTAGTTCATCCGCCTTAAATATTCTTGGTACACTATTATCAATTTTATAAAAGGAAATATCGTTACTGTCGCGTTCTTTTTTCAACTCAGTATTATTGTTTAGTGCCATTTGCAATCTGTTCCAATCTTTTTGTTCTTCTCCATTTAACTTATATGGATTTCTGTGATCTTTGGATAATACAAGATACTTAATTCCCAACAATCGATACCAAGCTATATATTTATCGGTTTGATAAATGTAATTATATTTATCTGAACTTCCAACAGTCAGATTAGCCAGAGGTCGAAGATTAGGCATATCACTTGCATTTAAAGCTGGGTTGTTCTCGGTTTCAAAGGTCGAAGGATGTTTGTCCGGGAACCAGAGTGAGCGATAATATTCATGATCCTCACTTAATATGGTGTTTATTTCACTTAGTTCATCGGGGTAATTTCTTATCGACAAAACAAAATTCATATTCCCGAGCATCGCCGGCGCTACCAGGAAGAGTAGATAAATATACGCAAATAAAGTAATACTTTTACCAAGAAGCGTATGTTTTGACAACTTGTCGCAAATTGTAGTTAGAAAACTACCCATTGAAATTCCCGCAAGTAACATTACCGGAACAAAAAATTTACTGTTATCTCGAAACGACTCACCAAACGGTAAATTCGTTACTGCAAACGAGTATATATTTCCCATTGGCGGAGTTGCCCCCTTAAGTAAGAAAATCAAAAATAGCAAGATAAGAATGATTTTAAGTTCACGCTTATCTTTACTGCTAAACAAATTTCCAAAAACCGTAACAGGAATTAGTAAAAAATACCATGCAGGGTACGTGATTTCGCCAAAGATATTTTTATACCAATGAGGCTGATAGAAAAATATGCCGTTCACAAACGAAATAAAATTCAAATTGGTGACAAAGGAAGCTGAATTTTCAGGATGAATTTTTACTAAAGGAATTATCCAATACGAATTAATACATATCCAAGGCAACACAATTAACAATAGATTTTTTATTATCAAACGCCATTTACCGGGTGCTTCGATAAAACCCACAAGTAATGCAACAAAAAGAGCAATCAATGCGATCCGTGGATCGGCAATCGTATTTAGAGTGAGAACAAAAAGAGCAAGGAAATATTTTTTCGGGGATAATTTGGAAATAACGTTGGTTAGTGTCAGTATCGTGAATGGAAATATTCCATAAGAAAGTGCAACACCAACCTGACCACCATCAATTAGTAGTATGAAATATGTATTTAGTGTGTAAAACAACGAAGCAAAAAACCATACCAACGGTGGATACTTTAATTTTTTTGCAAGATAAATAGGCCCAATAAGTGAAAGGATGATTGCTGGGAAGAAAAATAATAAGTTAATGATTATATTGTTGGGCAAACCGAGGTATTTACCCATAATTCCATAGAGCATTAGGATTGGTTTAATAAAAAGCCTCGGATCGATTGTTCCTAAATTACCATCTCTGTTTATCCAGGAATACGGTTCACTGAAAAGATCGGTAAACTCACGATTCGTAAAGTTGGGTGCATCACCCCACGACAAATCGGTGTGAATAATGAGGGGATAGAAAACGATAATAACAGGAATAAGTAAACCAATAATAAAAAACGCTACATCGGCGACCTTATAAGTCCCTGGTATATTAATGCGAATCTTGTCAGTTTTCTTTTGCATGTAATGTTAATTTATAAATTGTTAATCCAAGCAAACCAAGGTAGAGGTATTTTGATAATTGAATTGCCCGACCGGGGTGATGTGTGGCAAGAAAAAAACAAACTATAAATAGAATTACCGATGTTATACTTACTAATACACGTTTCATGATCAAATTACCAAAGGTATCAACACGCAGTTTAATGCCGTACTTTTTCATAATTCTATCGACTATAGTATTATACCTCCCGGTTTTAATAAATAGTGATCTTTTTTTGAATAGAGGTAACGACTTAACCGAATTCTTCTGGCCGATTTATTTATATGTCAAAAACCAGATTTTAGCGACACATAAATTGCCATATTGGAATGGCATGTTCTTGTCAGGTGTGCCACTTTTACCTGACCCCCAATCGCCTATCTTTTATCTTCCCAATATCATTTTTATGGTCTTGCCCATCGGAGTTGCTTTTATCATTTCATCGATAATACATACTGCATTTGGGGGAATCGGAACATATTTGGTATGCTACAAGGGACTAAAATTTAAGCTACTACCTTCATTGTTTGGATCCTTTGCATATCTACATCTGGCTCGGTATAGCGGCTTCATAGAAGCCGGTCATTTCGGCTTAATAGCGGCCACAACATACATTCCTTACGTTTTTTTATCACTAATTATGATCTCAAGAAATCCCTCCCTCACATGGTCGGTAATTTTTGCTTCAAGTTTAGCGGGTATATTTTTCACTCACCCGACAACATTTGTATACGCAGCACTTTTTTCATTTCCGGTATTTTTCACTCTTACTAATTTAACTAGGCGAGCACATAAAACTTGGCTTTTTTATATTATCGGCGGACTTATTTCATTTGGATTTACGGCAATAACACTGTTACCTCAATTAAACTGGGTTCCTCAAACTAATAGATTTTTATTATCGGTTGATAAAGATGTATACCCCAAGTGGAATTCTATTGGCGAATATGCTCAAAGCATTTTCGCTCCGTGGCTTAATGGCATATCAGGGATTAGATCGATCGACTCGGAAAAATGGCTTTTTATTGGTATATTGCCAAGTATATTGGCGGTATATGGTTTTACGCAAATTAAAACCGCAAAGAAGAAAGTATGTATAATGCTACTTCTATTTACCTTTGCCCTATTTTCTCTAAATAACTTGTCACCATTTTACACTGCGCTTCTTAATCAAAATTGGTATGTTTTCGGCCGTGTCTCAACGCGAGTATGGTTTATGGTTTCTTTTCCGATTATTTTGCTGGCAACATATGCAATTAATGTTTTAAGCACTAAACACACCAGATTAGCTTACATTCTTGCAATGCTAGCAGTTGTTGAGATTACAACAATTTCACTAAGCCACATTACCAAACCGATACGTAACGATAGACTTATAGCAAGTAAAAACGTCTTGTCTTTTCTTGCAAACGACAAAGATAGATTTAGAGTATTTTGTACCACCAGATGTTTCTCTCAAAAGGATGTAGCCGAATACGGCTTAGAAACAATCGAAGGATACTCGACCCTGCACCAAAAAAATTATTACCAGAGTGCATGGGGAATGACCGGAGCTTATTGGAATTATTACACACTCACGCTTCCGCCAATCGGGTCATACAAATATGGGAAATTAGATCCAAATTATGAGAGTCTGGGCAATTTCAATACAAAATATATCGTATCGCCTTATGAAATAGTCCATTCCGATATCGTGTTTCTTACTGCTATTGATGGTTTTAATATTTATTCTAATAATAAATACAAACCACGTGGTTATTTTGTTGAAAACGACAAAACGCAGACAGCCGATATTAAATACTACTCTCCCAACAAAATCGTTATTAACGTCAACACCACATCAAAACATCTAATTCTCGCCGAAGTGTTTAGCCCCGGATGGATTGCTTTGGCCGACACGAAAAAAGTGCAAGTGCAAGAAACCCCCAATGCACAAAGAGCAATAGATTTACCATTAGATACTAAAATGGTTGAATTATATTATCAACCCGTCGGATATAATTTGGGAAAAACTATTACTGTTGCGACTTTGATTGGTTTATCGTTCTATGTATTAAGTGTTAACTTGAAGAAAATCAAACTACCTTAATTATGATTGCAAATTATTGCATGTTTAGTCAATGAAATTAGTAATTTACAAAAACTACAAGATTATTTTAATATTAGTACTTTCTAGTTTACTACGTTTTTCCAACTTGCCTGCAAAAATTACTTTTACCGCAGATGAAGCATATCTGTCCTACGTCGCCCAAACACTGATTAAAAACTTCCACATCATATGGATTGGTTGGAGTGCATTAGGGTTTGACGTTTACTTAGGGCCCTTATGGATATATGTCATTTATCCATTTCTATATTTATCGCACGGAAATCCCATTATTCTGGGTTATATTTCCGGTTTTCTTGGAGTACTAACAACTTTTGCAATTTATAAAATCGGCTCTAAATTTTTTAATCACCAAGTAGCCATCTTGTCATCACTAAGTTACGCACTATTGCCCTTATTAATTTATTATGATCAAAAACCTTATCCACCCGCCATACCACTTATTAGTCTTCTTGTGACATTTGCTTTACTGAAAGTAAGAAAAAGCGCCAAGTGGTGGGTCGTAATTTCATTTCTTTATGGACTGGTTTTTAATATTCACCTTTCATTGGTTTTACTTGCTTTTCCTATCCTTTACGCATTATTTACTGGAAAAAAATATCTTAACAAAAAAATATTAGTCAGTTCATTTCTGGTATTTATTGTTACCGTTTCACCGCTTATTGTTTTTGATTATTATAAGAAAGGGTACAACATACAAGCTCCCCTAAGAGCGTTTAATGCTAGTCAAAACTCTACCGAAAAAACCTCCGGTCATTACGACGAATTGTTTTCTTCCTTTGGACGAATTTGGTATTTGAATTCATTTAGTGAAGTCGCCGACGAAATAATACCAACATGCAAAGAAAATGCGCTATCGACTTACTCACGACCTCCGCTTGGCATATCTATCGTTTCGTTGGCAATTTTTATATCCTTTGCTCTTAATAAAAAAACATGGAAGGATTATTCGCGTAAAATGTTACTTTTTGTCAGTTTAACATTTATCATTCCTTTTACGTTAGTTACCGTTATTAATCCTGTTGAATATTATCTGCTGGGGTTTTTCCCGATTTTACTCATTATTACATCAGTAGTTATTTACGACCAAAGAAAAATAGTCAAGATGTTTTTATTGCTACTTATGTTTTCGTGTTTGATCTATGCACCATTCGTAACCCTAAGAGCAAATACAAATTACGGTCTTGAGGCAAAAAAAGAACTGGCTCAACAAGTTGCCCAATTAGTCGACGGCAAACCTTATTACCTGCAAGCCCGTGGCGGTTGTCAAAGCGTGGGTGGATGGCGATATCTTTTTTCCATCTATGGGCAACGACCCGCAAAAAGCTATGACGACGTAAGTTTTGGCTGGCTTTATCCTGATGAAATAACAAGTGAAAAAAGCGTTTACGAAGTATTAGTTGTTGAGAAACGGGCAAGTGATCACACTAATTTATATACTAATTACGTTAACAAGGTAACATCCGGGGGTTATGAGGCTTTGATTTATAAAATTAGTGATTAGGTGTGTAACTTTTTTGATATATACCTAGTCCAAAATACCAGAATATATGTTTGAATAAATATCGCCCATTTAACGGTTTGCAAATAGTTGCCGACTATCGCCGATTCACCGACTCTTTGTAAATATGTTACAGGTACTTCAACGAATGAAAGTTTGTTGGAAACGGTAAGTAAGGTTAATTGAGTATTAAAAAGAGGCGACTTCTCAAATCCCCACTTCCTTTTAAGAATATTTAGAGCTTTTCTAGAAAACAATTTATAAGTACAGCCCACATCCGTTAAAGCGTTGGTATTAAAAAGCACTTCAATAGTTTTTGCTTCAATTACATTGGCAAATTTACGAAACACGCCCATACCGGCACCGGAGAGTGACGAAATTAAACTCGTACGTGAACCAAGTACTACTTCAAAATCATTTGAGTAAACCAGTAGTCGCTCCAGGTCTTTTGCCAAAAAGCTTCCATCCGGTTCACACGCCACTATAAGATCACCTCTTGCCGTGTTTAATCCCTTCTGAAAGGCATATCCATATCCCTGGCGATCTTCGTATACTATTTTTACACCGGTTTTATTTACTTCTTGGTCTGTACCTTTTTGGGCATTATTGTTTACTACTATGATTTCATCAACAAATTGTGTTTTTTGAAAACTTTCGATTACTCTGCGAATCGTTTTTTTCTCGCGGTATGTGGCTAAAACTAAAGAGACTGTTTTTCCTTTATACATATTTATTTACATTTATAAAATTCATAAACCGATATTGTGAGCCCCAAGATAAAAGCCTGAAACATATAAATCATTGTTCGCTCGGCCCACACGCCAACCCCTAGAGCGAGCAATAATTCCGCAAAGGCTAAAAAAAACAACGATATCACAAAAATAACTTTGCTAGTTGCCCCAAGCATTATTACGGCAAGAATCAAACTAATCATGACAATAATATTTATCGTTAGTGGCAAAAAGGGGTGAAAATATCCGGCAGAATGAAGCAAGACAAGAAGTATTAGAATAATATTATAGGTAAATAGACCGGAAAGATGTTTATTTGCCCATGCTTTTGTTTTGACCTCTTTATGTCCCCAAAAGGTTCTTGACAGTCGTTTATTTATGTACTTTTTTAGATCTTTTAACATAATTATAAAGAGGAAATATGAGCACACATATCACAACCGTCGCCAAACTTACAAATAGTCCAAAGTAATAATATTTCTGTGTGGTATAGAATATTGTAAATTCCTGTGTAGTGCTATTCCCGGGCATATACCAAGCGTTTGCGTATCCATGGGCACTAAAGTGTAGTGGTTTTCCCAAATATGAGGCGCTAACGATATTCCAGTTCGGACTATATTTTTCCAAAAACACTAGCAAGTAATTATCATTGATATTTTCCACCTTCACCTTGTACTTCGTTGGGTTAACTTTTGTAAAAGATACCGTTGGAGTATGTATCGTGTCAGCATTTTGTTCTATTAAAAAAAGCTTATTATCATAGATACGCTTAAAGGAGATATTTTCAAAATATGTTTTACTTCTCTTCTCCCGACTATCAACTGGGATTTCTATCACCACATTCATCGTTGAACTTGCTCTGACTGGTTCAACAAAAATTTCTTTTTTATTCCAATCGGTATCTTCATCGACTTTAGTGGGTAAAACCTTATACTTCGCAGCTCCGCTTTCTTGGACTATATTAACATTCGGTGTATTACCATAGATATATTTGTATTCATATGAGAACAGATAATTGGCGTATGGATTGAATTCATCTACCGGGACAATTAGACTCTTCTCATTAATACCATCATTAAACACGATCAACACATTGTCGTTATTCAATAATTCTTCTCCTTTGATATGGAGATTTTCATTTCCCTTTAATACCAGATCTTTGCTGATCAGGTTACTGTTCTCAGGATAAACAATATCCACATTATGTTCACCCTGCGTGACCTTAATATTTTTGAGTATGTAAAATGTATCGGTTTCAACAATTTCTGTATCTTTATTTAACAGATCCGGGAAAATTACGCTTAGATCACTTCCGTTGTAACCTCTTTTTTCGATCGCTAATTCATAAATTCCCTCAGGAACATTTATTAAATACCTTTGACGATTTCCAACCGGATTACTGCCATAGGTCGTATTGTCTAACTGGAATATGTTTTTCTTGATATCTTGCGAATTATCTATCTTATTTACTTCACTGTCACCAGCGAGAGTAATTACGCGATTTGGATCAAGATATGGCAGTAACGTATCAAATACAGAATCATCAGAATTATTTGTATATAGTCCGTTTGCAGTAAGAATTTTACCAGGATAGTCAGCATTTTGGTAAAAAGTCCATTCACCGAAAACCAGTTTATCTTTTTCCGGTATTTCTTTTGAATGATATATGGATACGGCGTCATTTTTCATGAATAAAGTATCAGCATTCAAAAACGATAGAGACTTAAATACCGAGTCGTAATTCTCCTGTTTGATATTATTATAGATTCCTTGCAATATAGGCTTTAGTCCCTTACCCAGAAAAACAAAGGATGGTGCCACGGTTTCTTTGGACGAAAATAGATTAAGAACGGTTTCTGTACCCCTATATCCCCATTTAAACTGTTCCAGTTCATCCTCGGGATAAACAACGATACGAGCACTACTCTCACTATTATCAAGATATTTTTTTGTTTCCCATACATAGTCGGGGATTTTAACAAAAAAACTATCTGATTTTTGTGGACGAAATATTTTACCTGTTATAAGTGGATACTCATAAAGTAAGCCTCCAATTACAAAAATTACTACTCCCAAATATATCAAGCGCTTGCCAAGTATTATATTGAGAATTTTCTTGTCACCAAACCTTTTTAATATATTTTCAACAAGTAATCCGGAAAGCACGGCATATGCCAATATCACGTAAGGCGTAAATATATACCATGGACTTCTGAAAAACGAAAAGTACGGTATATATTTAGCCATCAAATTATATAAACTACCTGTTGGTTCATGTAATCCGGCTCCCATAAAGATACCGATTACCAACATAATTCCTGTATATACATACAAATAGTTTTTCTTATTGTTTAGTAAGATGTAGGAAATAATTACAAGCGTTGGAACAACAAAACTAAACAGAATAAAGGGGAGTTTATAAAAATAGTTTAATGCGTATGGAATATACATCGGAAAACCCGATTGATCAACGGCATACCAATCCCAAGCTCCTTGTAATCTAATAACATTCAGAAGGCTGGTGTTTTCAGATAATGCCGCAACCCAGTTTGTATATCCAATATTCTCCAGAGTTAATACTGCTCGATCCGCTAGCATAAAGTGCGAAAACGGTACAACCCAATATAAATTTGACATAATGATAACTACACTCATTAACATTGCACCTAAGAAGATATGTCTGATTTCTCGTTTTCTAAAAGGTAATATTGTTAGAAAGTAAATTATCACTCCACCCATTAATGTAATAATATATGCAGGATTTATCCCGGCACCTGAAGTAATCATGGAAAACAAAACACTATAAAAGAGTAACTTCCCATTCGATAGGGCATCAAATACATATCGATTGGCTAACCCAATAAATAGCGGTAAACCTACCATAACTGCGAGGTTAGCAACTTTAACGTTTTCCCATGTGTTGAACAAATAAATATTATATGTATAAATAAATACAAGTATTAGCTGAGCAAGTTTATTGTTTTTAAGAAAGGTTCGCGAAAGATAATAAGAACCAAAAACAATTGAAGAAAACCAAAATACAAGTGAGATTATTTGCACATGCCGTAAATTAAATCCCAAAACATGAGGTATAACTTGAATCAAATGAAAAAACCAACCGGAAGTTGACGTTGTCGCATCCGCGCCGGTTCCAATTGTGTCATTCCAAACAAAAAAGCGTCTTTCAAACCAGACCAGAGGATCAAGTGGAAAGTTGGTATCTAGTCCATTAATGATGACATCGGGTCTACCAACAAACCACAGCAATGGAGTTAGTGACATGGCAAACATTATAATTGTAAGCCAATGCTCTTTAATTATTTGTTTCATATTCTTTCTTTATTTCATCAGTAATTTCAATTAATGATTCAATATCTCCTTGCCATTTATAGGCTATAATTGCATTACTTGGAATATTATATTCTTTTATTGCATTAAATAACTTATCTTTATCTCTAAAGTATCCAAAACCTCGACCGTCATACTCTTTGTAACCCTCCTCTTTGATCTCCCAAAGAAATTTGTTTTCATAAAATTGGACAGGAAGTTTTTCCTCGCTATACCAAACCAATAAAGTCTGGCCCAATCCTGATTGAAAAGGTAATATTTTGTCGGTTTCTGGAAGTCCAAAATAAGAAGTATCGCTTTGGGTATAAAAAACTACCCTGTCAGGTAATTTGGTATGGCTGGCTTTAACTGCTAGTAATATATTTTTGCGTATTATTCCATAATCAACAAGTGTTTTAATTTGTCCAGTTAGGGCAACAATGTTTGTAATTATAACTATCGAAAGCGCGATATGTTGTGCTTTTTTATTTTTAAAAAGAGAATCCACTATCATAATAAGGAGTATAAACACTCCAACGCTTGTTAAGTATAGATTTCTCGAGTCGAGAACATTAATCTTTCCAAACCGCTCTGGGGACAAAGCATATATTAAGCTGTTTAAAATTACATAAACATAGAAGAACAATATTATATTTTTCTTTTCTTTGTCTTTGTGTCTTATGTACACAATATATATAAGGTATGAAAATATTACAAAAAAGGCTAAGGATAACCCCTCAAGAATTATTTTCTGTGCAAACAAATCAAAGGTGGTTGTCCCAATAACAGGTCGTAACGATTCGGGTATTTTCGCCGCAATGAAATAACTAATTTTTATGAAGTACTGCAGGGGAATCACTGTTTGCGTAACAGTCTTCATGGGAAACGTAAGTAAGTTGTAAGTAATATCGGTCAAGCTTTGAGTTTCTGTTATCATGGGAGTAGCTCCGACGTTGTGTATAAATAACATACCCGCTCGAAGTACAAAAAAGGATACTCCTGTTGCCAATGTTGCTATAAGTTGTTTATGTTTATTTTTGTTATTACTTAGATACAAGATTAGGGCATACAAAGCAAACATACCAATAGCGATTTCTTTGAACAATAAAGCGGCGATAAGCAACACAATCGAGTATGACCATCTGCGAAAATTTCCAGTTTTTCCATATTTTATAAAATAATAGATAGAGATCAACGTGAATGAGGTTGCTCCATGTGTATTAATATTTGCCCCAACCCACGTGGTTGCTTGATAAATTGAAGCGGAAACACCAAATAGTAATGCAACTATCGATGCATAATATTTCCGCTTTAAATTCAATAAGACTAACTTGTAAACAAGAACAACATTTACTAAGTGCCACACTAAACTTGCTCCAAACCACATTTGGTAATTTAAGTTAAATAACTTAAATATTGTTAGAAATACTATTCTTTGAAGTGGATTGTAATGATTTATTTCTAATCGAAAGTAGCTAATTACCGTCACAAGAGGATTCTTTCCGACATCTCCCAAAACATCCGCAAACGCCAACCATTCATCTTGAGCAAAAAACGATTGGAAACATCTTATGTAAGAAAGACATACTACCGCCAAACATGCAAACAAACCATATTTATCTAGATATTTACTTTTATTTTCCATATGTTTTCAGTTCAGTTTTTATATTAAATACGTATTTAATGTAATAATACACTATAGTTATCAAAGTAAAATAAACTAATAAAGGATGAATCATGTATACATAATTTCTTTTGGAAATGGTAATTCGAACACCGTCAACAAGTGGAAATATTAGTGACATACCAT is a window from the Candidatus Woesebacteria bacterium genome containing:
- a CDS encoding oligosaccharide repeat unit polymerase codes for the protein MQKKTDKIRINIPGTYKVADVAFFIIGLLIPVIIVFYPLIIHTDLSWGDAPNFTNREFTDLFSEPYSWINRDGNLGTIDPRLFIKPILMLYGIMGKYLGLPNNIIINLLFFFPAIILSLIGPIYLAKKLKYPPLVWFFASLFYTLNTYFILLIDGGQVGVALSYGIFPFTILTLTNVISKLSPKKYFLALFVLTLNTIADPRIALIALFVALLVGFIEAPGKWRLIIKNLLLIVLPWICINSYWIIPLVKIHPENSASFVTNLNFISFVNGIFFYQPHWYKNIFGEITYPAWYFLLIPVTVFGNLFSSKDKRELKIILILLFLIFLLKGATPPMGNIYSFAVTNLPFGESFRDNSKFFVPVMLLAGISMGSFLTTICDKLSKHTLLGKSITLFAYIYLLFLVAPAMLGNMNFVLSIRNYPDELSEINTILSEDHEYYRSLWFPDKHPSTFETENNPALNASDMPNLRPLANLTVGSSDKYNYIYQTDKYIAWYRLLGIKYLVLSKDHRNPYKLNGEEQKDWNRLQMALNNNTELKKERDSNDISFYKIDNSVPRIFKADELLAVVGPEIETEFGDDGLPNKINAYFEDGLWNPLLLDKIASESATIIFNGTNEDDFTMTFLQKDYVDPKKFASEWAYFNNDKYLDFKYQLLIRGIKTKTFDYRLGSFLSEKIGEKIVVNFGEVQDASYILAIRSLGGMDSKLRYEIGNEQGEIVSEAFNKDSGETQFRWFTQGIKLFDGDNKLTITNLGGINSVNTVALITADEWNKAKNHSSTYMAHFGVRVYADDTNDKPPASSNLEFEKKNPTVYELSPQKENGWIVFTDAFHPGWRITYLQSTSLSIPAYSMVNAFYIKPSNSPYKLEFGPQVYVRWGLYYTTLSLVVIAIVALWFSPEKKVQHDNKN
- a CDS encoding glycosyltransferase family 39 protein, whose protein sequence is MKLVIYKNYKIILILVLSSLLRFSNLPAKITFTADEAYLSYVAQTLIKNFHIIWIGWSALGFDVYLGPLWIYVIYPFLYLSHGNPIILGYISGFLGVLTTFAIYKIGSKFFNHQVAILSSLSYALLPLLIYYDQKPYPPAIPLISLLVTFALLKVRKSAKWWVVISFLYGLVFNIHLSLVLLAFPILYALFTGKKYLNKKILVSSFLVFIVTVSPLIVFDYYKKGYNIQAPLRAFNASQNSTEKTSGHYDELFSSFGRIWYLNSFSEVADEIIPTCKENALSTYSRPPLGISIVSLAIFISFALNKKTWKDYSRKMLLFVSLTFIIPFTLVTVINPVEYYLLGFFPILLIITSVVIYDQRKIVKMFLLLLMFSCLIYAPFVTLRANTNYGLEAKKELAQQVAQLVDGKPYYLQARGGCQSVGGWRYLFSIYGQRPAKSYDDVSFGWLYPDEITSEKSVYEVLVVEKRASDHTNLYTNYVNKVTSGGYEALIYKISD
- a CDS encoding glycosyltransferase family 2 protein translates to MYKGKTVSLVLATYREKKTIRRVIESFQKTQFVDEIIVVNNNAQKGTDQEVNKTGVKIVYEDRQGYGYAFQKGLNTARGDLIVACEPDGSFLAKDLERLLVYSNDFEVVLGSRTSLISSLSGAGMGVFRKFANVIEAKTIEVLFNTNALTDVGCTYKLFSRKALNILKRKWGFEKSPLFNTQLTLLTVSNKLSFVEVPVTYLQRVGESAIVGNYLQTVKWAIFIQTYILVFWTRYISKKLHT
- a CDS encoding DUF3367 domain-containing protein yields the protein MKQIIKEHWLTIIMFAMSLTPLLWFVGRPDVIINGLDTNFPLDPLVWFERRFFVWNDTIGTGADATTSTSGWFFHLIQVIPHVLGFNLRHVQIISLVFWFSSIVFGSYYLSRTFLKNNKLAQLILVFIYTYNIYLFNTWENVKVANLAVMVGLPLFIGLANRYVFDALSNGKLLFYSVLFSMITSGAGINPAYIITLMGGVIIYFLTILPFRKREIRHIFLGAMLMSVVIIMSNLYWVVPFSHFMLADRAVLTLENIGYTNWVAALSENTSLLNVIRLQGAWDWYAVDQSGFPMYIPYALNYFYKLPFILFSFVVPTLVIISYILLNNKKNYLYVYTGIMLVIGIFMGAGLHEPTGSLYNLMAKYIPYFSFFRSPWYIFTPYVILAYAVLSGLLVENILKRFGDKKILNIILGKRLIYLGVVIFVIGGLLYEYPLITGKIFRPQKSDSFFVKIPDYVWETKKYLDNSESSARIVVYPEDELEQFKWGYRGTETVLNLFSSKETVAPSFVFLGKGLKPILQGIYNNIKQENYDSVFKSLSFLNADTLFMKNDAVSIYHSKEIPEKDKLVFGEWTFYQNADYPGKILTANGLYTNNSDDSVFDTLLPYLDPNRVITLAGDSEVNKIDNSQDIKKNIFQLDNTTYGSNPVGNRQRYLINVPEGIYELAIEKRGYNGSDLSVIFPDLLNKDTEIVETDTFYILKNIKVTQGEHNVDIVYPENSNLISKDLVLKGNENLHIKGEELLNNDNVLIVFNDGINEKSLIVPVDEFNPYANYLFSYEYKYIYGNTPNVNIVQESGAAKYKVLPTKVDEDTDWNKKEIFVEPVRASSTMNVVIEIPVDSREKRSKTYFENISFKRIYDNKLFLIEQNADTIHTPTVSFTKVNPTKYKVKVENINDNYLLVFLEKYSPNWNIVSASYLGKPLHFSAHGYANAWYMPGNSTTQEFTIFYTTQKYYYFGLFVSLATVVICVLIFPLYNYVKRSKKVHK